In Meiothermus ruber DSM 1279, the following proteins share a genomic window:
- a CDS encoding DNA methyltransferase has translation MPNAHLVYQRVIQAGRDFLNRPEANDQQIASSLLELDEARFKVFTHLVGMTSTKHLRYTVLALACLEPPVGPLLRELLVEGASFVEVHKLLSLYRKRQLELAQLQKAVQEHSWPRLLTTRRAPVDWASRPVWIFPADKRSRRLEGLNPAIAEVLIQRYSEPGGLVVDPMAGRGTVVQKALELGRKAWGSDINGDGRLVHKMDIADLVDALGEAVADLLVLHPPTFSWFARNVFDPSIHEHPETDYTNWLSRHLECALPVLKPRGRLVLIVRPEHKPQRFIRHEGLVRWAFVAPLELLLSEQDLEPLHYHLAVSEDGEEDWSIFVGLKP, from the coding sequence ATGCCGAACGCGCATCTGGTTTATCAGCGGGTGATACAGGCCGGTCGGGATTTTCTGAACCGGCCAGAAGCAAACGACCAACAGATTGCCTCGAGCCTGCTGGAGCTGGACGAGGCCCGGTTCAAGGTGTTCACCCATCTGGTGGGGATGACCAGCACCAAGCACCTGCGCTACACGGTGCTGGCCCTGGCCTGCCTGGAGCCACCGGTGGGCCCCCTCTTGCGGGAGCTCCTGGTAGAAGGAGCCAGCTTTGTTGAGGTGCACAAGCTCCTAAGCCTGTATCGAAAGCGGCAGTTGGAGCTTGCCCAATTGCAAAAAGCCGTCCAGGAGCACTCTTGGCCCAGGCTACTGACAACGCGCCGGGCCCCGGTGGACTGGGCCAGCCGGCCGGTCTGGATCTTTCCTGCCGATAAGCGGAGCCGTCGGCTCGAGGGCCTCAATCCAGCGATCGCTGAGGTGCTGATCCAGCGCTACAGCGAGCCAGGGGGCCTGGTGGTGGATCCTATGGCGGGCAGGGGAACGGTGGTGCAGAAGGCCCTGGAACTGGGTCGTAAAGCCTGGGGTAGCGACATCAACGGGGATGGCCGGCTGGTGCACAAGATGGATATCGCCGATCTGGTGGATGCGCTGGGGGAGGCGGTGGCCGATTTGCTGGTGCTGCATCCTCCTACTTTTTCCTGGTTTGCCCGCAACGTCTTCGACCCCAGCATCCACGAGCACCCCGAGACGGATTACACCAACTGGCTCTCGAGGCACCTGGAGTGCGCCCTACCGGTGCTCAAACCGCGCGGTCGCCTGGTGCTGATTGTGCGGCCCGAGCATAAGCCCCAGCGGTTCATTCGGCACGAAGGGCTGGTGCGCTGGGCTTTTGTGGCGCCGCTGGAGCTTTTGCTGAGCGAACAGGATCTCGAGCCCCTGCACTATCACCTGGCTGTATCGGAGGACGGGGAAGAGGACTGGAGCATTTTTGTGGGCCTGAAGCCCTGA
- a CDS encoding AMP/ADP-polyphosphate phosphotransferase — protein sequence MKKYRVQPDGRFELKRFDPDDTSAFEGGKQAALEALAVLNRRLEKLQELLYAEGQHKVLVVLQAMDAGGKDGTIRVVFDGVNPSGVRVASFGVPTEQELARDYLWRVHQQVPRKGELVIFNRSHYEDVLVVRVKNLVPQQVWQKRYRHIREFERMLADEGTTILKFFLHISKDEQRQRLQERLDNPEKRWKFRMGDLEDRRLWDRYQEAYEAAIRETSTEYAPWYVIPANKNWYRNWLVSHILVETLEGLAMQYPQPETASEKIVIE from the coding sequence ATGAAAAAATACCGCGTTCAACCGGATGGTCGCTTTGAACTAAAGCGCTTCGATCCCGACGACACCAGCGCCTTTGAGGGGGGCAAGCAAGCGGCCCTGGAAGCCCTGGCTGTGCTCAACAGGCGTTTGGAGAAGCTGCAAGAGCTGCTGTATGCGGAAGGCCAGCACAAGGTACTGGTGGTGTTGCAGGCCATGGATGCGGGCGGCAAGGATGGCACCATCCGGGTGGTTTTCGACGGGGTAAACCCCAGCGGGGTGCGCGTGGCCAGTTTTGGTGTGCCCACCGAGCAGGAGCTGGCCCGCGACTACCTCTGGCGGGTGCACCAGCAGGTGCCCCGCAAGGGTGAGCTGGTGATTTTCAACCGCTCCCACTACGAGGACGTGCTGGTGGTGCGGGTTAAAAACCTGGTGCCCCAACAGGTTTGGCAGAAGCGCTACCGCCACATCCGCGAGTTCGAGCGCATGCTGGCCGATGAGGGAACCACCATCCTCAAATTCTTCCTGCATATCTCCAAAGACGAGCAGCGCCAGCGGTTGCAGGAGCGCTTAGATAACCCCGAGAAGCGCTGGAAATTTCGTATGGGCGACCTCGAGGATCGCCGGCTTTGGGACAGGTATCAAGAGGCCTATGAAGCAGCCATCCGCGAGACCAGCACCGAGTATGCCCCCTGGTATGTCATTCCGGCCAACAAGAACTGGTACCGCAACTGGCTGGTGAGCCACATCCTGGTAGAAACCCTGGAGGGCTTGGCGATGCAGTACCCCCAGCCCGAAACAGCCTCGGAGAAGATTGTGATCGAGTAG
- a CDS encoding WD40 repeat domain-containing protein: MALGADTYVHLHQADGRFLRTLSGHSDTVRALDFAADGTLLSASSDTTLRLWNPQSGLLKGVLQGHRDQVWSARISPDGRQVLSGSADGELRLWSVPALGLSRSIYAGRGWIYSVGLSPLNPVWAAGGQDGVLLWNPQSGHRLPLLGSLSVRALAWGPDGQLATGDRDGQIQLWSAEGRYVQQWSAHRLAVSALVWRKRAQLISGGQDGQIIFWDTGRPQKTLQTASVLALAVGESRLLSGHDDGRARLWSLDGGLLRTLEPPAASVSALAYSPDGRLLASGGWDGEVWLWNRQGQPIHRLSEAALEITALAFSPDGQYLAAGSRDGLTRLYQTGSGRLLQSLEAHGNGVGALAFAPNGRALATGGRDRLIRLWDWRQGRKVLEFRAHESHVTGLAFSPDGRTLYSSSSDESLAWWALRPEGVGLLRRVMAHARGLYGLALSPNGRLLATASHDQTLKLWDAQSGKLLRVLEGHTEAAQALAFSPDGQRLASVGWDKTLRLWSVQGPLLQTTSGFVRPLYAVAWAPDGRLAVGSGTLRQAGTVALFRP; encoded by the coding sequence TTGGCCCTGGGAGCGGATACCTACGTTCATCTCCACCAGGCCGATGGGCGTTTTTTGCGCACCCTGAGCGGGCACAGCGATACCGTGCGAGCCCTGGACTTCGCTGCGGATGGCACCTTGCTCAGCGCGTCCTCCGATACCACCCTGCGGCTGTGGAACCCCCAGAGCGGCCTGCTGAAAGGCGTGTTGCAAGGCCACCGCGATCAGGTTTGGTCGGCCCGCATCAGCCCGGATGGGCGTCAGGTGCTCAGTGGTAGCGCCGACGGTGAGTTGCGCCTTTGGAGTGTGCCAGCGCTGGGCTTGTCTCGGTCTATTTATGCAGGGCGCGGCTGGATATACAGCGTTGGGCTTTCCCCGTTAAACCCTGTCTGGGCAGCCGGGGGGCAGGATGGGGTGCTCTTGTGGAATCCCCAGAGCGGCCACCGGCTGCCCCTTCTGGGCTCCCTCTCGGTGCGAGCGCTGGCCTGGGGGCCGGACGGCCAGTTGGCCACTGGCGACCGGGACGGACAGATACAATTGTGGAGTGCCGAGGGGCGCTATGTGCAGCAGTGGAGTGCGCATCGCCTGGCGGTGAGCGCCCTGGTCTGGCGCAAGCGCGCGCAGCTCATCAGCGGGGGGCAGGACGGCCAGATTATCTTCTGGGACACAGGCCGGCCCCAAAAAACCCTCCAGACGGCCTCGGTGCTGGCCCTGGCTGTGGGCGAAAGCCGGCTCCTGAGCGGCCACGACGATGGGCGGGCCCGGTTGTGGAGCCTGGACGGAGGGCTGCTACGAACCCTCGAGCCCCCTGCGGCCTCGGTGAGCGCCCTGGCCTACAGCCCCGACGGGAGGCTGCTGGCCAGCGGGGGCTGGGACGGCGAGGTCTGGCTGTGGAACCGCCAGGGGCAGCCCATCCACAGGCTGAGCGAGGCCGCCCTGGAAATTACCGCCCTGGCCTTCAGCCCGGATGGGCAGTACCTGGCCGCAGGCAGCCGCGACGGCCTGACCCGCCTCTACCAAACAGGTAGCGGGCGGCTGTTGCAGAGCCTCGAGGCCCATGGCAACGGGGTGGGGGCCCTGGCCTTCGCCCCAAACGGACGGGCCCTGGCCACCGGCGGGCGCGACCGGTTAATCCGGCTCTGGGACTGGCGGCAGGGCCGGAAGGTGCTCGAGTTCCGCGCCCACGAGTCCCACGTAACGGGCCTGGCTTTTAGCCCCGACGGGCGCACGCTTTATAGCAGCAGCAGCGATGAAAGCCTGGCCTGGTGGGCCCTGCGCCCCGAGGGGGTGGGGCTCCTGCGCCGGGTCATGGCCCACGCCCGGGGCCTCTACGGCCTGGCCCTGAGCCCCAACGGACGCCTGCTGGCCACCGCCAGCCACGACCAGACCCTCAAGCTCTGGGATGCCCAGTCGGGGAAGCTGCTCCGGGTGCTGGAAGGGCACACCGAGGCCGCCCAGGCCCTGGCCTTCTCGCCCGACGGCCAGCGGCTGGCCAGCGTGGGCTGGGACAAGACCCTGCGCCTGTGGAGCGTGCAGGGGCCGCTTTTACAGACCACCTCAGGGTTTGTGCGGCCCCTCTACGCGGTGGCCTGGGCCCCTGATGGCCGGCTGGCGGTGGGCAGCGGCACCCTGCGGCAGGCCGGCACCGTGGCTTTATTCAGACCGTAG
- a CDS encoding cobalamin-binding protein, whose translation MRLVSLTCSNTEIVWALGCLDRLVGVDSNSDFPPEVARLPRVGPDLQIDLDRVEALKPDLVLASLSVPGMERVVEGLQARQIPHVVLDPQSLQDVYNDIIQVADLLGVASQGRHVVRAMQWMIAQARGSLPNWVRPPRVMVEWWPRPMIAAGQHSWVTQMLEALGAENAFAHLPVRSQPLTPALVEEAQPDLITVSWCGAKKLRPEVVLRRKLDIPALKHKQVFALEEAYLGRPGPRLAEGAKKLAELLRGVPVWQHGGRP comes from the coding sequence ATGCGCCTGGTGAGCCTGACCTGCTCCAACACCGAGATCGTCTGGGCCCTGGGCTGCCTGGACAGGCTGGTGGGGGTGGACAGCAACTCCGACTTTCCTCCCGAGGTGGCCCGGCTGCCCCGGGTAGGGCCCGACCTCCAGATTGACCTGGACAGGGTCGAGGCCCTGAAGCCCGACCTGGTGCTGGCCAGCCTGAGCGTGCCGGGCATGGAGCGGGTGGTGGAGGGTTTGCAAGCGCGGCAAATCCCCCACGTGGTGCTCGACCCGCAAAGCCTGCAGGACGTCTACAACGACATTATTCAGGTGGCGGATCTTCTGGGGGTGGCCTCGCAGGGCCGGCACGTGGTGCGGGCCATGCAGTGGATGATCGCCCAGGCCCGGGGCTCGCTGCCCAACTGGGTGCGCCCCCCCAGGGTGATGGTGGAGTGGTGGCCCCGGCCCATGATTGCCGCCGGGCAACACAGTTGGGTAACGCAGATGCTGGAGGCGCTGGGGGCGGAAAACGCCTTTGCCCACCTGCCGGTGCGCTCCCAGCCCCTCACCCCCGCCCTGGTGGAGGAGGCCCAGCCTGACCTGATTACGGTCTCGTGGTGCGGGGCGAAAAAACTGCGTCCAGAGGTGGTTCTGCGCCGCAAGCTGGATATCCCCGCCCTGAAGCATAAGCAGGTGTTCGCCCTCGAGGAGGCCTACCTGGGCCGTCCGGGGCCGCGCCTGGCCGAGGGGGCGAAAAAACTGGCCGAACTGTTGCGCGGGGTGCCGGTCTGGCAGCACGGAGGCCGGCCATGA
- a CDS encoding cob(I)yrinic acid a,c-diamide adenosyltransferase, with amino-acid sequence MKIYTKTGDAGETGLYGAERVGKDHPRVEAYGTVDEANSAIGLARAALGAAHADIEADLEYLQNALFDLGADLATRAGGPYERNLARMDASDVEKLEALIDRYQEEAPRFTGFIHPGGHPAAAALHLARTIARRAERRVVALMRTEEVNPEALRYLNRLSDLLFTLARVVNKREGFAEEKWLVKKRR; translated from the coding sequence ATGAAAATCTACACCAAAACCGGTGACGCGGGGGAGACCGGCCTGTACGGGGCCGAGCGGGTGGGCAAGGACCACCCCCGGGTGGAGGCCTATGGCACGGTGGACGAGGCCAACAGCGCCATCGGGCTGGCTCGCGCGGCCCTGGGGGCGGCCCACGCCGACATTGAAGCCGACCTCGAGTACCTCCAGAACGCCCTCTTCGACCTAGGGGCCGACCTCGCCACCCGCGCCGGCGGCCCTTACGAGCGCAACCTGGCCCGCATGGACGCCTCAGACGTGGAGAAGCTCGAGGCCCTGATTGACCGCTACCAGGAAGAAGCCCCCCGCTTCACCGGCTTCATCCATCCCGGCGGCCATCCTGCGGCGGCGGCCCTGCACCTCGCCCGTACCATTGCCCGCCGGGCCGAGCGCCGGGTGGTGGCGCTGATGCGCACCGAGGAGGTGAACCCGGAGGCCCTGCGCTACCTCAACCGGCTCTCGGACCTGCTTTTTACGCTGGCTCGAGTGGTCAATAAACGCGAAGGCTTCGCCGAGGAGAAGTGGCTGGTCAAAAAACGCCGATAA
- a CDS encoding nucleotidyltransferase family protein, with translation MRRGSVLAILEEPLPGLAQQYGIKSLYLFGSTARDEASPDSDVDFLVRLAQPTFERYIGLKHALEDLLGCKVDLVSAKKVPAELRAHLEADALRLI, from the coding sequence ATGCGCAGGGGAAGTGTGCTGGCCATCCTGGAGGAACCGCTGCCTGGCCTAGCCCAACAGTACGGCATCAAAAGCCTGTACCTGTTCGGCTCCACCGCTCGCGACGAGGCCAGTCCCGACAGCGACGTGGACTTTTTGGTGAGATTGGCGCAGCCCACCTTTGAGCGCTACATCGGCCTCAAGCACGCCCTGGAAGACCTGCTGGGCTGCAAGGTGGATCTGGTCAGCGCCAAGAAAGTACCGGCCGAGCTGCGCGCCCACCTCGAGGCCGATGCACTTCGGTTGATTTGA
- a CDS encoding HepT-like ribonuclease domain-containing protein — protein MRHPTPPNPHLQKRVYLEQMQEAARRVLRYTAGMKLADFAADLRTQDAVRHNLHRLGTMAAAMHPSLREELPELDWRSILDLPDLVSHLHFGIQDEILWDLIRRTLPYWLVVLEEALEQSV, from the coding sequence ATGCGCCACCCCACCCCCCCCAACCCCCACCTACAAAAGCGGGTCTACCTCGAGCAGATGCAGGAGGCCGCCCGGCGAGTCCTGCGCTATACCGCTGGGATGAAGTTGGCCGATTTTGCCGCCGATCTGCGCACCCAGGACGCCGTGCGCCACAACCTCCACCGCCTGGGCACGATGGCTGCTGCCATGCACCCCAGCCTGCGCGAGGAACTGCCCGAGCTGGACTGGAGAAGCATCCTGGACTTACCCGACCTGGTCAGCCACCTCCACTTTGGCATTCAGGACGAGATTCTCTGGGATCTAATCCGGCGCACCCTGCCCTACTGGCTGGTGGTGCTGGAGGAGGCCCTGGAGCAGTCGGTGTGA
- a CDS encoding LysM peptidoglycan-binding domain-containing M23 family metallopeptidase produces the protein MHIRLLVLPALASFALAQTTHTVQPGETLYRIAQQYNTSVEALQVLNNIADPTQLRVGQVLRVTGQPSPALRRLTQAPAPIEAIEWPGETIQGHLAVIRITAPAPVQGEVRFLNNTYPIQQNRVLLPIPALQAPGVYPARLRVGGAEVGLEVRVVAGSFGRFVLQLPPDRQALLVPERLRAERLKVVGSCDFDRPQQWRGPFQKPVQTNRITDPFGTRRSYDGGRSYSYHEGLDYGVPEGTPVYAPAPGVVGLAERLFVRGNAVTLNHGLGVCSGYWHLSRIAVKPGQTVQAGDLLGYSGNTGLSNGPHLHFEIRVRGIPTNPAPWFLSVP, from the coding sequence ATGCACATTCGTCTGCTCGTACTCCCAGCCCTGGCCTCTTTTGCCCTGGCCCAGACCACCCACACCGTCCAGCCCGGCGAGACCCTCTACCGCATCGCCCAGCAGTACAACACCAGCGTGGAAGCCCTGCAGGTGCTGAATAACATCGCAGACCCCACCCAGCTTCGGGTGGGGCAGGTGCTGCGGGTGACGGGGCAGCCCAGCCCAGCCCTTCGCCGCCTCACCCAGGCCCCGGCCCCCATCGAGGCCATCGAGTGGCCCGGCGAGACCATCCAGGGCCACCTGGCGGTGATCCGCATCACGGCCCCGGCACCGGTACAGGGCGAGGTGCGCTTCCTGAACAACACCTACCCCATCCAGCAAAACCGCGTGCTGCTGCCCATACCGGCCCTGCAAGCCCCTGGGGTCTACCCCGCCCGGCTGCGGGTGGGGGGGGCGGAGGTGGGGCTCGAGGTGCGGGTGGTGGCCGGAAGCTTTGGGCGCTTTGTGCTGCAACTGCCCCCCGACCGCCAGGCCCTGCTGGTGCCCGAGCGGCTGCGGGCCGAACGGCTCAAGGTGGTGGGCTCCTGCGACTTCGACCGGCCCCAGCAGTGGCGGGGCCCCTTCCAGAAGCCCGTCCAGACCAACCGCATCACCGACCCCTTCGGCACCCGCCGCAGCTACGACGGCGGGCGCAGCTACTCCTACCACGAGGGGCTCGACTACGGCGTGCCCGAAGGCACCCCGGTCTATGCCCCGGCCCCGGGTGTGGTGGGCCTGGCCGAGCGGCTCTTTGTGCGGGGGAACGCCGTCACCCTCAACCACGGGCTGGGGGTGTGCAGCGGCTACTGGCACCTCTCGCGCATTGCTGTAAAACCGGGCCAGACTGTGCAGGCCGGCGACCTGCTCGGCTACTCGGGCAACACCGGCCTGTCCAACGGGCCTCACCTGCACTTCGAGATCCGGGTGCGGGGCATCCCCACCAACCCCGCCCCCTGGTTCCTGAGCGTTCCCTGA
- a CDS encoding 5-formyltetrahydrofolate cyclo-ligase — protein MDKAELRRWAKEVRKNLPTGTLSQEVTQHLTGFLQEHRARHILLYSAFGSELDPAALQRLYPAAYYLPRARTHQLEVHPLPCRLVKHRYGFWEPAPETPKVALEVLDAVLVPGLAFDPWGHRLGYGQGFYDRFLAQLPPRTLTVGLVAEALVLPELPHDPWDVPVRFLATEQGVRPARGFAP, from the coding sequence ATGGACAAGGCCGAACTCCGGCGCTGGGCCAAGGAGGTACGCAAAAACCTTCCCACCGGAACACTCTCGCAAGAAGTGACCCAACACCTGACCGGTTTTTTGCAAGAACACCGGGCCCGGCACATTCTGCTTTACAGCGCTTTTGGCTCCGAACTCGATCCCGCCGCACTGCAGCGCCTGTACCCCGCTGCCTACTACCTGCCCAGGGCCCGCACCCACCAGCTCGAGGTGCACCCCCTGCCCTGCCGGCTGGTCAAGCACAGGTATGGTTTCTGGGAGCCGGCCCCCGAGACCCCCAAGGTGGCGCTCGAGGTGCTGGACGCTGTGCTGGTGCCGGGCCTGGCCTTCGACCCCTGGGGCCACCGGCTGGGGTATGGGCAGGGCTTCTACGACCGCTTTTTGGCCCAGCTACCCCCACGCACCCTCACGGTGGGCCTGGTGGCCGAGGCGCTGGTGCTGCCCGAGCTGCCGCACGACCCCTGGGACGTGCCGGTGCGCTTTCTAGCCACCGAGCAGGGGGTTCGCCCCGCGCGCGGTTTCGCCCCATAG
- a CDS encoding FmdB family zinc ribbon protein — translation MPRYVYQNLETGEQYEFEQGFHDPAYTHHPETGAPIKRLIFAPAVVFKGSGWYIKDSKAGSNGKSESGNKEAGSAAAD, via the coding sequence ATGCCCAGATACGTTTACCAGAACCTTGAGACCGGCGAACAATATGAGTTCGAGCAGGGTTTTCACGATCCCGCCTACACCCATCACCCCGAGACCGGCGCTCCCATCAAGCGTCTGATTTTTGCTCCGGCGGTGGTGTTCAAGGGCTCGGGCTGGTACATCAAAGACTCCAAGGCCGGCTCCAACGGCAAGTCCGAGTCCGGCAACAAGGAAGCCGGGAGCGCGGCGGCCGATTAA